One Hydractinia symbiolongicarpus strain clone_291-10 chromosome 7, HSymV2.1, whole genome shotgun sequence genomic window, TCCAAAGCTTTAATCGCCTCTCAAGTGCTTTCAAATGATCTTTTGCCTTCGATTTTCTGCCCGGTTTTTGAAGCAACAAAGCAGGCATAACATGTATTGCCGTTAACGCAATTTCTTTCATCGGACCATCATTTGTCCAGCTGTAGAGGAGTCTCAAATTTCTTGAATGTAACTCTTACCAGCTAAACCAgttggtaataaaaacaaattttttctcCAATGAGCAATCTTGGTGTAAATCATGTTCAGTTCATTCACAAAAATAGCACCTTTAACATTTCTCCACTTGAAATTATACTTGATCACATCTACCTGTTGAGGCAATTCAGTTCCATAAAGCGATTCAGTTGCAGGTGTTTCCACAACATGCTGATTTTCTCTCATAGATttatttttacagaattttAGATGCTGCAATAAACCTCTACGAGTCTTGAAGCTTCTGTGACAGGTTTTGCATTCATTATTCATCACTACGGTTATCATTCCATCTTGCCTTTCGCCATTTTCCGGAGTAACGTTCGCCTGATGTTGTATTTGCAGATGCGAACTTCTATCCATAGCGAAGTAAATCTCCTGTGTGTATCTGAAGTTCAAACGTTTATTTACGATTCAGTCATCAACAATCTCTTCACTTTCgcttttatgtttacaaaaacaTCCGGCTCTTTAGCTAAGGAACAGGTAAATTTTTAGGTCACGTGTATTTCCTCATGTGCGCCAAAATGGCTCTCAATTGGGAAGGTACATTTGGAATGCTGAGATGTCCCCGACTTAAATTATCAGGATACCTCTTTTTCTAACCAGGATCACTCAGTTGATAATAAAATAACACGGGAATAGGACAAATAGAATGTGCCGAATGTGTGTTACTTGTATTTTGTATTGCAAAACGAAATAAACGGgtatcattttgtttatttcgtgTTGGTATATATGAAATAAAACTTAGTTTTTGATACAAAATTGCAATTCAAATAAGATTAACCAGTGGCGAATTTAGGTATGTCAAGCTAGTCGGATGGACGTACTTAATTTTCGTCAAAATCCTTGTTGttgcaatttcaaaaaaatatttcgcttAAGCACAAATATCTTCCAGGGTGGCTTTCGTAATATGCTCTGGGTTGAATTTCTATAGAATTTCTACACATAGAACACACTACATGCATGTATTATATAGTTGAGCGCATATTCATAATGATATGGCGTAATACGTAAGAAACTGCATAAATATCCTGCGACTTACTTCACATGTTGTTATTAGGGGGCGCaaaattcattttattttattcatttaattttatttaaatcattGTAAAAATTGTAGCGTATACCCCTAATTTAATCTCGCTGTACTTCGACTTACTTGTTGTATTAGGGGGTGAAAAATATAAGTAATGGTAACATGTGACGTAAAAATCATAAACCAACCCCCGTAATTTTAACACAAGTAAGTCAAATAAGGCGAGAATATTCATTAAgggcctttttatatgagaaccgGGAAACTTGCCCATCGAGTTTCCCGGTAGAGCGGGCTATTATCAACTCGGGTTTATTTGTAAATTTATCATTTCCCATCCCGGgtttatatgaagaaaaattagCGGGAAACTAAAAGTGGCGGGGTGAATATGtaagaaaaaagaagatagcGATACTGTTGATGCTTGAAACAACTGTGTTATCACtattaattatttctcaaattttttgaaaattaccagCATTTCTGaccaatttaaatattatacaTTAACATCTCCCACACGCTTGAAACAGGATTAAAAGTTAATCTTAGATCATTCTTAATTGTAATTTTAGTGAAACCTGGTGTTTTCAGCATGTTTCATGGTTTTGTTGTCTTTTATTACAAATACACtatgatacaaaaacaaatatgtccattgaTATGCATTAATAGTGATAATTATTTGCTCCTCTAAGGTTACATAAACTTTTTCCGTACTTTGCCCCTgggtttttctgtttacatgaACAAATATCCATCCCGTGTGACCGGAATTCCGGCTCACTTGCCCGGGATCTCGGTTGACCGAGTTTCCCGTTGTAACCGGGGCGAGATGAATATGCACCATATAAACACGATTTCAATTTTCAGCGTTCTTCCGCAAATATCTGAGATCTCGGTCATGCGGAATATCTCGGTGGACCGAGTTTCCCAgtctcatataaaaaggcccTAAGGGGTAGTGGCTTGTGAAATACCGTTAAAAaccgttaaaaacaaaaagaaatgatGCTTTACTTTTTTGCAcaatttctttttcaacaaaaataaaataataaacaacatatttacttttgaagatttgttatcaaggtcataaaacagcaaAGAAATGAGAACTTGACAAAAATTGTACAACTACCCCCTAATAAATTTATTGCGACTGACTTGTGAAGAGATTTTCATGCCGAATTAAAGATGAAACTTTGAAGCCGTAGGTAGCATGTGTGGTGTTCgtacaaagtttttttgtcagtcgaagaaagaaaacgcctgatgtttttttaataaagctttGCTCTTAGTTAAGTTGGATAAAGAAAGTTGTTGTGCCTCGCACTacgaatttttgaattaaaagcAGCTGGGAAGTGGAATAAGCTGCTCTTTTTAAATCAACGGTTTCAGCTTAAACGAATGGTTTACTTTACAAGACCTCGAAATATACTATTTTCTGGTGAACTTTGTTTATCGATGGATGGTGTTTAGGTAGAAGTAGATTTTGTAATGTCCCTGATGTGTTTTTAGCTATTTAGAATGCAGATAAATTGTGCAGTAAAATTTCGTACTATATTTGAACGAGTATAGGTAATCTTCGAGTCGGTAAGTTAGTGAGTTCGCGAGTCGCGAGTTGCTGATTTGGTGAGTTCAAAAAATATACGGCTGCCGTTTTTGATGTGGTTATTTTTccggatttttttttattgttaacacgttttatttatttatttatttatttatttaaagttggatCCAGTATAGTTACAAAGTACTAATTTATACCAACTATCAAATTAAAACATGTAAATACTaagtgataaaaatacaaataaaatactaaaataaatcATCGATTGATCCCCGAATGAGCAGCACAGAGTTTACATTGGCAGTATATTTCAACGTGCCTGATaacagatttgaattctttTAGATCTGTCACATTTTTGACACACGCAGGTAGGTAATTCCAGGCTAGGCTAGCgcgaaattgaaaagaattctGCCcgatactgcttttagaaggtggAATGACCAGTACAGTACCACGCCTAAGACTGTAAGTAGTCTCCTTCTTTCGAAAAATATCCCACATTAGTTCAGGGTTCAATCCATGAAGACACTTATAAACTTCAGTTACAAGGCTTTTCAGATTTCTATCATGGATAGGCATCATACTAGATATTTCCAGTATTTCTGTATAGGTTTTCTGCACCAGACCAGTTTTTGCACACAACGCTCTTTTATGGGTTGCCGAAATGAGATTGTGTGCCTGTTTGCTACAGAACATCCATACAAGGGGGCAATAATTGAAACAAGGTAAAATAAATGAGTTAAATAATAAATCAATCTGATCCTGTTTGAGAAAATTTCGTATCCTCAGGAGTGCTTTTGTCTTTGAGGAAGCACTTTTGCACATCCCTTTTACGTGAGggtaaaatgaaagtttttcatCCAGAGTAATACCTAGTAACTTAACTTGTTTTGATGGAGCAATAGAAGATGAGCCAATCTGAATGCTGATATTGCCAACATCAGCTCCCAGAATTATCATCTGAAACTTGCTTGGATTTGCAACCATACCATTTGAGTTGAACCAGTTTACCACTTTGACTATGTCAGAGTGCAAACTTCCTAGAACAGCAGTAATGCTACTCTTACAACTAAAAATGGTGTTGTCGTCGGCAAAGTTGCAGATATCACCCTCTAATAACAGGAACAACAAATCAttaataaacacattgaataataTCGGTCCTAGGACAGAGCCTTGAGGAACTCCTAACAAAATTTCTAACCACTCACTAACCGAGGAGCCTAACCTCACTCGATGTTTCCTGTTTGATAGATAGCTCAAAGACCAAAAGGGAGACAATCAAATGCTTTGGATAAATCCATCAAAACTGCACCGACTTTTCCAGATTTTGAGAGACATTTTTGCCACTTTTGAAGCATGTTTAAAATAG contains:
- the LOC130648536 gene encoding uncharacterized protein LOC130648536 produces the protein MDMIDLTDTPNKIKSKKQTHTFELSPICEDVMFKKILALDDSKKVSGSIPTKMLKLAARYCVPVLTKCFNSSIIDSSVFPSLLSLAEIIPLYKKGSFTDKVNYRPVSLLPTVSKVFERILAKQLLPFFNTFLSKYLCGFRKSYSCQYAILNMLQKWQKCLSKSGKVGAVLMDLSKAFDCLPFEGDICNFADDNTIFSCKSSITAVLGSLHSDIVKVVNWFNSNGMVANPSKFQMIILGADVGNISIQIGSSSIAPSKQVKLLGITLDEKLSFYPHVKGMCKSASSKTKALLRIRNFLKQDQIDLLFNSFILPCFNYCPLVWMFCSKQAHNLISATHKRALCAKTGLVQKTYTEILEISSMMPIHDRNLKSLVTEVYKCLHGLNPELMWDIFRKKETTYSLRRGTVLVIPPSKSSIGQNSFQFRASLAWNYLPACVKNVTDLKEFKSVIRHVEIYCQSKNTSGTLQNLLLPKHHPSINKVHQKIVYFEVL